The Notamacropus eugenii isolate mMacEug1 chromosome 4, mMacEug1.pri_v2, whole genome shotgun sequence DNA window AGGACTGAAGCAGAAGAGAAATGTGGGCAGACAAGGAGAAGTTTTAAgacatggaaatggaaagagaacaCTCGTAATGCACagctctgactttttttttcttttgcagtaaAGGAGCAGACAAAATTCTCAGCTGAGCTGGAGTGAGAGGTGGAGAAGTTTGGAATAGGCGGCAAGATGTGAATCAATCTGGGACAAATAAAAGGGTGAGTAGACAGCAGTGAAGACACAGTTAAGATCAGAGGACACACATTTGTAAGGGACCCAAGTAACACAGTTGTGGCTTTCTCCAGGAGCAGTGGGGGTAACCCAGTGCTGAGCAATAGCAATGTGTGAGCAGAAGAGGACAAGGAGGGCTTCAAGGGTAGAGGACATTAGATAGTTTCAGTGGTTAAATACGGAGCCAACTTTTGCCGCTCTTATTGGGTAAGGATAAATTGTTTTGTACCAACCCTCTATCATTTCATAGTATGACAACATAGCTATTTCTCTCCAATCTGTTTCCGGATTTTAATTTTGTCAAGATAATGTTAGGCAGGATGTCCTATCTATTGCCATTTTAATCTAAACTGATTAATCAGTCTTTTAGGTGGCAAACAGAATTTGTACTTCTTTTTAAGAACTGCCTCATAGTGCAATGCTTTTATTTATAAGGCAACGGATAAGTCTTACAAAGGTTTATTATgccaaatcaattcaattcaattctactTAAGGGATACAATATGCACACAAGTACAAAATATGAACGAAGTGATTGTAATCAGGGGAAGGTATTTGGCACAGAGCATGGAAACCTGGAGTCATCAGGAAACAATATTGAGATAACCAAGAAAGGCCTAATACAGAAGATACGTTTGAGCTATAGATTCTAAGAGGctaaagagggagaacattccaggcacaggggaaaCAGCTTGTACAAAGGCACAAAGGAAGGGGATGGGATATCTtcatggaagagaaagaaggccaATGTGGTTGGAATATATATAGCATGTAAAGAGGAACAAATGTGAAGTTAATTTGGAAAGACAGGATAGTTTTAGAACACAAAAGGCTTTAAGTGCCCTAAAGAGAAGTTATTATTTCATCCAGGAGAGAACAGGAAGTCACTGAAGACTTTTAAACAGACTTGTATCAAGGTCAGCGTTTTGCTTGAAGGGGCTATTCACACAGCACAATCTGTGGTGTACAGATTGGTATATGGAGATACCAGAAACAGGGAGACCAACTGAAAGATTATTACAAAGGTCTTGTTGATAAACAAGGAAGCCTGGAACTAGGTAATCAAATGAAGTGAGTGGAAAAGAGCAATGCTAAACATGTTATGAAGGTAAATTTGACAAGATTTATAgactgattggatatggaaagTGAAGGAGAGACGTTAAGATCTAGAGAGCAATAAAAGGAAACAGCTTTATCACAGAGTAGGAACAACCCTTCCTCTATGACCCAGAAAAAAGAGGGTGAGCTCCTGTTAGACTGtgacaaaaaaaatatattaagagtCTAAGTCACCTGTAATATGAGTGGGGGAGAAAGTGGGTGCTCCAGGTTTCAGGAGAGAATGAAATGGTTTGGAACTGCTTCTGTAGAAAATTTAACGAGAATTTACTTCTTCTATAGGATTTCTCTCTAGTCCAAAATCATTAAGTACTCAGGCTGAAAATCCGACATTCACAAGGCTTTACCTTCGTAAGTTGTCTCTCCAATATGAATTCTGTAATGCTGAGTAAGCTGCTTGCTCAGACGAAAGTtattcccacattcattacactgatacggtttctctccagtatgaattcgcTGATGTTCAGCAAGTCCTGTCTTTAGACGGAaggtctttccacattcattgcattcataaggtttctctccagtatgaattctcagATGTCCAGTAAGACCTGTACTTCGGCTAAAGGCTTTTCcgcattcattacattcataaggcttctctccagtatgaactgTCTGATGTTGACTTAGATGTGATCTTTGGccaaaggccttcccacattcattgcattcatatggtttctctccagtatgaattctctggtgtcGATTAAGCTGTGTACTCTggctgaaggccttcccacagtcactgcattcatatggtttctcccctgtatgatttctctgatgttcagtaaGTCCTATGCTCAGAcggaaggcttttccacattcattacattcaaaaggtttctctccagtatgaattctctgatgttctgTAAGTGCTGTGCTGAGcctaaaggccttcccacattctttacattcaaaaggcttttctccagtatgaattgtcTGATGTCGACTAAGCCCGGCACTTCGAcggaaagccttcccacattcgttacattcatatggtttctctccagtatgaattatcTGATGTCTAGTAAGCTGTGAGCTCTGGCAGAAAGTCTTCCCACATTcgttacattcataaggtttctctccagtatgaataaTCTGATGTTGAGTAAGCTGTGTTCTCACtcggaaggccttcccacattcattacattcataaggtttctctccagtatgaattctctcatGTTGAGTAAGTCCTATTCTCTGGCAAAAAGTcttcccacattccttacattcataaggtttctctctggtatgaattctctgatgctgagTAAGTCCTGCTCTCTGAcaaaaggctttcccacattcataaCATTCATAAGctctctctccagtatgaattctttgatgttcaGTAAGTCCTGTTCTATGATGGAAGGCCTTTCCACAGTTcatacattcataaggtttttctccagtatgaattcgcTGATGTATAAATAATCGTGTGCTCAgactgaaggccttcccacattcattacattcataaggcttttctccagtatgaatagTCTGATGTTGAATAAGTGCTGAACTCTGGTGGAAAGCTTTCCCACAGTCACTACATATGTAAATTTTCTCTCTGGTATGAATTATCTGATGTCTAGTAAGCTTTGAGCGCTGTCGGAAGACCTTTCCACATTCactgcattcataaggtttctctccagtatgaattctcttatgCTCAGTAAGCTGTGAATTCCTAcagaaggcctttccacattccttacactcataaggtttctctccagtatgaattctctgatgctgaaTAAGTCCTGGTTTCTGGcagaaggctttcccacattcatagCATTCATAAGCTCTCTCCCcactatgaattctctgatgttcagtaaGTCCTGTTCTATGGTGGAAAGTCTTCCCACAGTCaatacattcataaggcttctctccagtatgcaTTCGTTGATGTCCTATAAATCTTGAGCTCAAGATTTTCCCAGATTCATTGTCtgcataaggtttctctccagaatgaataGTTTGATGTTGATTAAATACTGACCTGTGGTGGAAGCCTTTCTCATAGTCATCGTTGCACACATAAGCACTATCTTTAGTATGAATCACTTCATGTTGATCAAGTGTTGAGCACTGGCAGAAAGCCTTCCCACATACTTTACATTCGCAAAGCTTCTCTCCATTATGAACCTTCTTATGTTCAATAAACTGTGAGTTCCTGGAGGCCTTCCCATATTCCTTATACTCAGAACATTTCTCTCCAACATGAAGTGGTTTATACTCCATGAGGTCTGATATGTAATTAAAGGGTTTTCCACATGCATTATACTTGCTCTTTCTAGAAACATTCTTCTCACTGGCCTGCAGCCTCTCTAAATGAGTGCCACATTCCTGGGCTTCTCCCCAATGGAAATCACAGGGATTATCCCTTTCAAATCTTCCCTGAGATGGTTGCTGCATCAGAGGTCTCAGCTGTGAAGCTGACTCCTTGGTTTCAAGTCTAGTTTCCCAAactgaaagagagaaacaaagagtaaATGTCCTCTGCATTGCTTAGTGTACACAAGGCTTTTACTTACATCTCTGTCGAGCAATGTTCTTGGCAAATATAACTTTAGTTCTGTAGGAATAAGTAAAGTTCTTTCACAATGCTTCAAGGGCTACATAAATCTGTATTACGGTTGTCACCATTATTATGTGAAGGTCAAGTGTATCTTGGAGGAACAGACTTGGAGATAGGCCTAGAGACAGCCCTACCCAGCTCTGTGATGCAATTCTTGAGTGTCAATGGTGATagcaggaagaactgggttcaaaccctgctttTGATAGCAACTGTGGGATTATGGGTGAATTGTGGAGTGAGTTGGCAAGGACATttccaaaagaggaaactgaggctcagactgaCTTAGGGACTTGCATAAGAACACGCCACTAAGAAGTATCACAGTTGAATTGTGACACAAAGTTTTGTGCTCCAACTCCAAGGCCCTTCCCACCATCCCACAGGGTTTCTCTACAAATAAAAGTGGCCCTATTTGGAGTAATTCGAAAGGAGAGAACCAGGACAAACAGATGGAAAATACAGAGGCCACAATCAGCTCAACAGAAAGAATGTATGTTCTGACAACTGGAACTAGATAGGCTGATTCACAGACTGTTAGGGCTAGAAGAtaatttagagattatctagtccaggggtttttaactttttatatGTCATAGAACCCTTTGGCAATtcagtgaaacctatggatcaCTTCTTAcagttatgtttttaaatgcataaaataaaatacataagattgcaAGGGAACCAAGTAGATAGATATACActaatcaaatttttttttttaaagttcatagatccagaggttaagaacctctgttattatccaaatccctcattttatagataaggaaattgaagctaagAGGTTAAATACTTTGACCAGAGTTACAAATAGCATTAAGGGGCAAAAATAGGTCAGTTCACACaccaaactctcccctcttcctaacttgtACCATCATCATCCTGGTTCCCCAGGTTCATAACCCAAGTGTTATCTTTAACTACTCACTCTCATCCTGCATATCCAATCAGTTTTCAAGTCCTGTTATTTCTGTCTTCATAATGTTTCTCATACATATCCCCTCCTCTCCTCAGACATTGCCACCCCCTGGTGCAGACTCTCATCACCTCCCTCCTGCACTACTGCAGTAGCTGCTGGggggggtctgcctgcctcaagtctcccccctgctccagtccatcctccaaagtgattttcctaaagagcagGAGCGACCACATCACCCTTTTGTCCAATAAACTACAGTGGCTCCTTGTTCCCTCTGGGAATCAAACACAAATACAATTCTGTTTGGagttcaaagctcttcataacctggatccttccaacctttccagtcttcttccacacCTTGTGACAGTGACACTAGCCACATGACTTCTTCTAAAACACACCCCATTCTCCCGACTCAGGCATTTCAATGGGCTGCCCTCTCTCCCTCGTTTCCCTGAGTGCTTGCAGGTCTCAGCTAAGGTTTTATCTTCAGCAAGCTttccccagtcctccttaatcttagtgctttctctcagacacttacagagctagaaagtgttggaggctagatttgaacgcaggtcttttTGAcctggtccagtgctctatccactgcgtgAATCcttctccaaatatttgaaaacagctatGCTCTACCcactccctctcttctccaggcccttcccctctcttccctttcctttcctccctcccttctaaaCAGCAAAGGATAAAAGCTTGCAATCACCAATAACTTAACTAattaaactgagtataatcctacaaaAAAACCcactttcaatgaaacagaggacttccaggaattcttgaagaccagaactgaatagaaattttgaaatgcaaaGGACTCAATACAACTATACAAAGGTAAGTATGAGTGAGCAATCACACTAAAGGAAGActaaaagatgaactgtttacattcaaatATGAAGAGAAGACACGTGTCCCTTCAGAACCCCATCAACATTAGGGCTCATAGAGGGAATCTTATGAGAGGGCCTATACGtagttttattatgttttgatgatcttgGAAGacgaaaaaggaaggaaaaatatatattaggttaaaaaaatgagaggaaaaagggaCATCTTATTATAGCTCACAATGGGAATATGCAATCAGAAATCTATTTACAAATGTGAGGGAGCAGGCATTACTTGAACCTCACTTTTATCTAAACTACTGAAAGGAATGTAgaacaaacaaatatacatataatgcTTTTGGTACAGAAATATATTATTCAGCtcaagaaggaaacagaagagaacACAGACAGACTAAAGGAAGGACTAACAGGAAAGGTAGATTCATATAAGGATTAGTCACAACTAAAACAAACCATAAGACCAGAAGGTAGGATCATAAAGAGGAAGGTAAAAAGAAacaagtgtgcatgtgtgtgtgtgtgtgtgtgtgtgtgtgtgtgtatgtgtgtgtgtgtgtgtgaaggaacAAAATGAAGAGGGGGTAGagagaaaaagcaaggaaaaagcataaaagaatgagatggatagatgtTCAATGAGTCAACACTGTCactgaaatgaaaatggaaagcagATGGATTCATAAGCAGAAACCAACAGTGTTTTTGGCAAAAAAACTACTCAAACATAAAGACACATGCAGTgttaaaataaggggttggagcAAAATTTATTACACTTTAGTTGAATTCAAAAGAGCAGTGGTACTGATCAttatttcagataaggaaataaaaaaaatggacttAAAAGAGatagaaactatattttgctaaaaggtaccatagacaataaatcATCTTCAATGCTtaacataaaatgaaattaatgacaTAGTGCCTAAATGTTTAAAGGAAAACCTAACCAATTTATAGGGAAAAATAGATAGTAAAAGCAAAGTATTGTGTGATCTCAATATACCCTTTTCAGAACTATACAGATCCAATAAAAGTAATAAACTAGAAGGAAATTAAGGCCTGAACTTAATTTTAGAGAAGTCAGATATAATAGAATGCTGCATCTAGCTATTATTGAGTTCAAAAGGGAATACACTTTCAGTTGTGAGTAGGACCTTTATAAAAACTGATTATGTATCAGGGCATAAAAATCATGAAtgtacaaaagaagaaatattaaacacattctttactgacaagaatacaaaaaaaattatatgaattaAGGGGTATTGAAGAAAAACTGATAAGTCTTTTGGAGACttaacttaatcctaaagaactgGCTGCTCAAAGACATCATGGAAATgaccaaaattttatttaaatttattatttacattattatattatattatttaaatttattaattaaattaaatttatttaaaattaccaTAACAATAAGACAACATAAAGATATTATGGGGATGTA harbors:
- the LOC140502789 gene encoding uncharacterized protein isoform X1; this translates as MTSGLLTARALQGSVTFQDVAVDFTWEEWGQLGPAQKKLYQEVMLENYDNLVCLGLAVSSPDIICQLERGKGPWMPEGDIPGSSCAVWETRLETKESASQLRPLMQQPSQGRFERDNPCDFHWGEAQECGTHLERLQASEKNVSRKSKYNACGKPFNYISDLMEYKPLHVGEKCSEYKEYGKASRNSQFIEHKKVHNGEKLCECKVCGKAFCQCSTLDQHEVIHTKDSAYVCNDDYEKGFHHRSVFNQHQTIHSGEKPYADNESGKILSSRFIGHQRMHTGEKPYECIDCGKTFHHRTGLTEHQRIHSGERAYECYECGKAFCQKPGLIQHQRIHTGEKPYECKECGKAFCRNSQLTEHKRIHTGEKPYECSECGKVFRQRSKLTRHQIIHTREKIYICSDCGKAFHQSSALIQHQTIHTGEKPYECNECGKAFSLSTRLFIHQRIHTGEKPYECMNCGKAFHHRTGLTEHQRIHTGERAYECYECGKAFCQRAGLTQHQRIHTREKPYECKECGKTFCQRIGLTQHERIHTGEKPYECNECGKAFRVRTQLTQHQIIHTGEKPYECNECGKTFCQSSQLTRHQIIHTGEKPYECNECGKAFRRSAGLSRHQTIHTGEKPFECKECGKAFRLSTALTEHQRIHTGEKPFECNECGKAFRLSIGLTEHQRNHTGEKPYECSDCGKAFSQSTQLNRHQRIHTGEKPYECNECGKAFGQRSHLSQHQTVHTGEKPYECNECGKAFSRSTGLTGHLRIHTGEKPYECNECGKTFRLKTGLAEHQRIHTGEKPYQCNECGNNFRLSKQLTQHYRIHIGETTYEGKAL
- the LOC140502789 gene encoding uncharacterized protein isoform X2; the encoded protein is MLENYDNLVCLGLAVSSPDIICQLERGKGPWMPEGDIPGSSCAVWETRLETKESASQLRPLMQQPSQGRFERDNPCDFHWGEAQECGTHLERLQASEKNVSRKSKYNACGKPFNYISDLMEYKPLHVGEKCSEYKEYGKASRNSQFIEHKKVHNGEKLCECKVCGKAFCQCSTLDQHEVIHTKDSAYVCNDDYEKGFHHRSVFNQHQTIHSGEKPYADNESGKILSSRFIGHQRMHTGEKPYECIDCGKTFHHRTGLTEHQRIHSGERAYECYECGKAFCQKPGLIQHQRIHTGEKPYECKECGKAFCRNSQLTEHKRIHTGEKPYECSECGKVFRQRSKLTRHQIIHTREKIYICSDCGKAFHQSSALIQHQTIHTGEKPYECNECGKAFSLSTRLFIHQRIHTGEKPYECMNCGKAFHHRTGLTEHQRIHTGERAYECYECGKAFCQRAGLTQHQRIHTREKPYECKECGKTFCQRIGLTQHERIHTGEKPYECNECGKAFRVRTQLTQHQIIHTGEKPYECNECGKTFCQSSQLTRHQIIHTGEKPYECNECGKAFRRSAGLSRHQTIHTGEKPFECKECGKAFRLSTALTEHQRIHTGEKPFECNECGKAFRLSIGLTEHQRNHTGEKPYECSDCGKAFSQSTQLNRHQRIHTGEKPYECNECGKAFGQRSHLSQHQTVHTGEKPYECNECGKAFSRSTGLTGHLRIHTGEKPYECNECGKTFRLKTGLAEHQRIHTGEKPYQCNECGNNFRLSKQLTQHYRIHIGETTYEGKAL